From one Rhopalosiphum padi isolate XX-2018 chromosome 2, ASM2088224v1, whole genome shotgun sequence genomic stretch:
- the LOC132919124 gene encoding tigger transposable element-derived protein 6-like, with protein MFGISDFTASDGWLSNFKKRHNLVFKKNCGESASVDEGICNDWQMILQDLLCEYDPKNVFNADETGLFFKCLPDRTLTFKNEKCHGGKLSKERVTLLFAVNMDGPEKLRPLFIGKSAKPRCFKNVKSLPVTYRNNKKSWMTTELWNEWLETFNNDMRKQHRKIIIFVDNCTAHNNPPTLSNVRIEFLPANTTSKLQSLDQGIIKNFKLSYRKEIVFEFLACLDNNDSPKVIVLTAIMISHKAWNNVTTQTIRNCFRKCGFVKTIDNEEEEFPITLEVDTQHNTLSTVLDDQLTLEDYVAIDDDLAVCVSLTDDEIFASFNNEEGNDEENDEEESFEDPIVTSKEAKLGLRAVLSYLQRHDIDDSVFSSILNLYNTIDKVNSSSCKQSKISDFFKK; from the coding sequence ATGTTTGGAATCTCAGATTTTACTGCTAGTGACGGTTGgttatctaattttaaaaagcgTCATAACTtggtattcaaaaaaaattgtggaGAAAGTGCAAGTGTCGATGAAGGTATCTGTAACGACTGGCAGATGATACTTCAAGACTTATTATGTGAGTACGATCCGAAAAATGTGTTCAATGCTGACGAAACAGGactgttttttaaatgtttacctgACCGAACACTAacgtttaaaaatgaaaagtgCCATGGAGGGAAACTTAGTAAGGAGCGAGTTACTTTACTTTTTGCGGTAAATATGGATGGACCGGAGAAGTTAAGGCCTTTATTTATAGGCAAGTCTGCTAAACCTAGGtgctttaaaaatgtcaaatctTTGCCTGTGACGTATAGAAACAACAAAAAATCGTGGATGACAACCGAATTGTGGAACGAATGGCTTGAAACATTCAATAATGACATGCGAAAACaacatagaaaaattataatttttgttgataattgCACTGCACATAACAACCCCCCAACTCTCTCTAATGTACGAATTGAGTTTCTTCCAGCAAACACAACCTCGAAACTCCAATCTCTGGACCAAGGCattattaaaaacttcaaaCTTTCTTATCGAAAGgaaattgtatttgaatttttgGCTTGCTTGGATAATAATGATTCTCCGAAAGTAATCGTTTTGACTGCTATAATGATCAGCCACAAAGCTTGGAACAATGTGACTACACAAACAATTCGTAACTGCTTTAGAAAATGTGGATTTGTGAAAACTATTGATAATGAAGAAGAAGAATTCCCTATCACTTTAGAAGTTGACACTCAACATAACACATTATCTACTGTTCTAGACGATCAATTGACGTTAGAAGATTATGTTGCTATCGACGATGATTTGGCTGTTTGTGTGTCTCTTACAGACGATGAGATTTTTGCCAGTTTTAATAACGAAGAAGGTAATGACGAAGAAAATGACGAAGAAGAATCTTTTGAAGACCCCATCGTAACTTCGAAGGAAGCCAAATTAGGTCTTCGCGCCGTCTTAAGTTATTTACAGAGACATGATATTGACGATAGTGTGTTTTCTAGCATTTTAAATCTGTACAATACTATTGATAAGGTAAACTCAAGCAGTTGCAAACAATCAAAAatatctgatttttttaaaaaataa
- the LOC132922989 gene encoding trimethylguanosine synthase-like, which produces MRYMLFSNFDQGIVLDEESFYSVCPEILSYHIAKRCTNNVVVDPFCGAGGNVIQLAKTCKKVIAIDIDPEKIKLARHNAKICGVEDKIQFMVGDFFSIYHTIKADVLFMSPPWGGPGYAINKIYSLKSMCHSHFGGGFDIFKLAKTVAPNIAFHMPKNTDISECLRLAQDFGKVEIQQNLINGKLNSITAFYGNFNWSN; this is translated from the exons ATGAGATATATGCTGTTTTCTAACTTCGATCAAGGAATTGTATTGGATGAgg agAGCTTTTATTCGGTTTGCCCCGAGATCTTAAGCTACCACATTGCAAAACGTTGCACTAATAATGTAGTGGTAGATCCCTTTTGTGGTGCTGGTGGCAATGTCATTCAATTAGCGAAAACCTGtaaaaaag TTATAGCGATTGACATCGACCCGGAGAAGATCAAGTTGGCACGGCATAATGCTAAGATATGCGGTGTTGAGGACAAAATCCAGTTTATGGTCGGCgactttttttcgatttatcaTACCATAAAAGCTGATGTATTGTTTATGTCTCCGCCGTGGGGAGGCCCCGGATATGCAATCAACAAAATTTATAGCTTAAAGTCGATGTGTCATAGTCATTTTGGAGGaggttttgatatttttaaactcgCCAAAACTGTTGCACCAAATATTGCATTCCACATGCCAAAAAACACCGACATATCTGAA tgtTTGCGTTTGGCACAAGATTTCGGGAAAGTTGAAATCCAACAAAATCTCATTAATGGTAAATTGAACTCAATCACAGCGTTTTACGGAAACTTTAATTGGAGTAACTGA
- the LOC132919122 gene encoding trimethylguanosine synthase-like, producing the protein MRYMLFSNFDQGIVLDEESFYSVCPEILSYHIAKRCTNNVVVDPFCGAGGNVIQLAKTCKKVIAIDIDPEKIKLARHNAKICGVEDKIHFMVGDFFSIYHTIKADVLFMSPPWGGPGYAINKVYSLKSMCHSHFGGGFDIFKLAKTVAPNIAFHMPKNTDISECLRLAQDFGKVEIQQNIINGKLNSITAFYGNFNWRVERLVTLIQKPTRFGTNKHNVWAHKIKGLFVFTWHNRRPIRNKSAVVENKTSNDDFYSDKLKFCTTAIGDDEKINYTTGLDDNLRNINSILEDLGFLSTFNDAYTRTVHPLKIKCFNVDKQFNTGHGSNFYTAKKPENLTGNPDNQNERHQNSISYQKFPEKFIIKSQQLLKTTQTHNH; encoded by the exons ATGAGATACATGCTGTTTTCTAACTTCGATCAAGGAATTGTGTTGGATGAgg agAGCTTTTATTCGGTTTGCCCCGAGATCTTAAGCTACCACATTGCAAAACGTTGCACTAATAATGTAGTGGTAGATCCCTTTTGTGGTGCTGGTGGCAATGTCATTCAATTAGCGAAAACCTGtaaaaaag TTATAGCGATTGACATCGACCCGGAGAAGATCAAGTTGGCACGGCATAATGCTAAGATATGCGGTGTTGAGGACAAAATCCACTTTATGGTCGGCgactttttttcgatttatcaTACGATAAAAGCTGATGTATTGTTTATGTCTCCGCCGTGGGGAGGACCCGGATATGCAATCAACAAAGTTTATAGCTTAAAGTCTATGTGTCATAGTCATTTTGGAGGaggttttgatatttttaaactcgCCAAAACTGTTGCACCAAATATTGCATTCCACATGCCAAAAAACACCGACATATCTGAA tgtTTGCGTTTGGCACAAGATTTCGGGAAAgttgaaattcaacaaaatatcattaatggtaaattaaactCAATCACAGCGTTTTACGGAAACTTTAATTGGA GGGTTGAACGTTTGGTCACATTGATCCAAAAGCCAACACGTTTTGGTACAAATAAACACAACGTTTGGGCACATAAAATAAAAGGTCTTTTCGTTTTTACCTG GCATAATAGACGTCCGATTAGAAACAAATCTGCAGTAGTTGAAAATAAAACCTCTAATGATGACTTCTATTCggataaacttaaattttgtaCTACAGCTATTGGGGATgacgaaaaaattaattatactac ggGATTGGACGATAACTTGAGAAATATTAATTCGATTCTTGAGGATCTAGGTTTTCTGTCTACTTTTAATGATGCGTATACTCGAACAGTTcatccattaaaaataaaatgttttaatgtcgATAAACAGTTTAATACTGGTCAtggttcaaatttttatactgCGAAAAAACcagaa aatttaacagGTAATCCAGATAATCAAAACGAAAGACATCAAAATTCAATATCATATCAAAAATTCCCGGAAAA ATTCATTATCAAAAGTCAACAATTACTAAAAACAACACAAACTCACAACCAttaa
- the LOC132919123 gene encoding trimethylguanosine synthase-like produces the protein MRYMLFSNFDQGIVLDEESFYSVCPEILSYHIAKRCTNNVVVDPFCGAGGNVIQLAKTCKKVIAIDIDPEKIKLARHNAKICGVEDKIQFMVGDFFSIYHTIKADVLFMSPPWGGPGYAINKIYSLKSMCHSHFGGGFDIFKLAKTVAPNIAFHMPKNTDISECLRLAQDFGKVEIQQNIINGKLNSITAFYGNFNWSN, from the exons ATGAGATACATGCTGTTTTCTAACTTCGATCAAGGAATTGTGTTGGATGAgg agAGCTTTTATTCGGTTTGCCCCGAGATCTTAAGCTACCACATTGCAAAACGTTGCACTAATAATGTAGTGGTAGATCCCTTTTGTGGTGCTGGTGGCAATGTCATTCAATTAGCGAAAACCTGtaaaaaag TTATAGCGATTGACATCGACCCGGAAAAGATCAAGTTGGCACGGCATAATGCTAAGATATGCGGTGTTGAGGACAAAATCCAGTTTATGGTCGGCgactttttttcgatttatcaTACGATAAAAGCTGATGTATTGTTTATGTCTCCGCCGTGGGGAGGCCCCGGATATGCAATCAACAAAATTTATAGCTTAAAGTCGATGTGTCATAGTCATTTTGGAGGaggttttgatatttttaaactcgCCAAAACTGTTGCACCAAATATTGCATTCCACATGCCAAAAAACACCGACATATCTGAA tgtTTGCGTTTGGCACAAGATTTCGGGAAAgttgaaattcaacaaaatatcattaatgGTAAATTGAACTCAATCACAGCGTTTTACGGAAACTTTAATTGGAGTAACTGA
- the LOC132919119 gene encoding major centromere autoantigen B-like, which yields MSSKRKCLSISDKKTIIEEIESGKKKKEVTDSFKIPFSSLSTILKQKEAILNTTDAQSSRKKRRLSEFPRIEQCLFTWFNQVRQQNIPVSGILIKEKAKSYAEMFGISDFTASDGWLSNFKKRHNLVFKKNCGESASVDEGICND from the coding sequence ATGAGTTCAAAACGAAAGTGTTTGTCAATTTCGGACaagaaaacaattattgaaGAAATCGAGAGtggtaaaaagaaaaaagaagtcACAGATAGTTTTAAAATTCCGTTTTCGTCACTTTCTACAATTTTGAAACAGAAAGAAGCAATTCTTAATACAACTGACGCACAAAGTAGCCGGAAAAAGAGACGACTAAGTGAGTTTCCCCGTATAGAACAATGTTTATTCACTTGGTTCAATCAAGTTAGGCAGCAAAATATTCCCGTGAGTGGTATTTTAATCAAAGAAAAAGCTAAAAGTTATGCTGAAATGTTTGGAATCTCAGATTTTACTGCTAGTGACGGTTGgttatctaattttaaaaagcgTCATAACTtggtattcaaaaaaaattgtggaGAAAGTGCAAGTGTCGATGAAGGTATCTGTAACGACTAG
- the LOC132919121 gene encoding tigger transposable element-derived protein 6-like: MTTELWNEWLETFNNDMRKQHRKIIIFVDNCTAHNNPPTLSNVRIEFLPANTTSKLQPLDQGIIKNFKLSYRKEIVFEFLACLDNNDSPKVIVLTAIMISHKSWNNVTTQTIRNCFRKCGFVKTIDNEEEEFPITLEVDTQHNTLSTVLDDQLTLEDYVAIDDDLAVCVSLTDDEIFASFNNEEGNDEENDEEESFEDPIVTSKEAKLGLRAVLSYLQRYDIDDSVFSSILNLDNTIDKVNSSSCKQSKISDF, translated from the coding sequence ATGACAACCGAATTGTGGAACGAATGGCTTGAAACATTCAATAATGACATGCGAAAACaacatagaaaaattataatttttgttgataattgCACTGCACATAACAACCCCCCAACTCTCTCTAATGTACGAATTGAGTTTCTTCCAGCAAACACAACCTCGAAACTCCAACCTCTGGACCAAGGCattattaaaaacttcaaaCTTTCTTATCGAAAGgaaattgtatttgaatttttgGCTTGCTTGGATAATAATGATTCTCCGAAAGTAATCGTCTTGACTGCTATAATGATCAGCCACAAATCTTGGAACAATGTGACTACACAAACAATTCGTAACTGCTTTAGAAAATGTGGATTTGTGAAAACTATTGATAATGAAGAAGAAGAATTCCCTATCACTTTAGAAGTTGACACTCAACATAACACATTATCTACTGTTCTAGACGATCAATTGACGTTAGAAGATTATGTTGCTATCGACGATGATTTAGCTGTTTGTGTGTCTCTTACAGACGATGAGATTTTTGCCAGTTTTAATAACGAAGAAGGTAATGACGAAGAAAATGACGAAGAAGAATCTTTTGAAGACCCCATCGTAACATCGAAGGAAGCCAAATTAGGTCTTCGCGCCGTCTTAAGTTATTTACAGAGATATGATATTGACGATAGTGTGTTTTCTAGCATTTTAAATCTGGACAATACTATTGATAAGGTAAACTCAAGCAGTTGCAAACAATCAAAAAtatctgatttttaa